The Sorangiineae bacterium MSr11954 DNA segment GCCCCACGCAGCCGCTGAAGTGGTCCGACTTGGAGAAGTTCCACACCGTCAGCAATCCGCCGATCGTCAGCGGCTCGTACCAAATGCCCGTCACTCTCCCCGCCGGCAAGAGCGGGCGCCATTTGATTTACGCCGTCTGGCAACGCACGGACAGCGAGGAGGCCTTCTACAGCTGCGCGGACGTCGACTTCTGATTCCTCGTGAAGGTAGCTCCGGCGCCACGGTCCCCGTGCCCACCTCAGGGCACGGGGAGTAGGAGCCTGACGGCATCGATCCCGGCGCGGGGGGGCGCGGCTAGGGGCAACTCTGCGACGAGCTGGACGCGTCGATGCGCAGCGCGCCGCCTTTGGTGTTGGTCGCGTTCTGGACGCAGTAACCGGTCACCGATTGAAAGCCGATGTCGAACGGGCTGTTCGAGCCGCGCTCGTCGATGAACTTGTCGAACCGGAGGAAGCTGCCGTTGCTCGCCAGGATGCCCGGGCGGCCGTCGTTGTTCTTGAAGTGCACCTCGCTATTCAGCCACGTGATGTGATGTGCATTGTGCACGTACCAGCCATACGACGGGCGGGTGCCGATGCTCTTGGGATTGTACTCCTTGGGGTCGTTGCTCGGCAGCCCGGTGCCCATGGTGCCGCTCCCTCCGGGGACCTCCAGGTTCACGTTGTTGAAGGTCACGTTGCTGATTTGGTGACTGTCGGCCTCGCCCCAGAGGGTTGGACTAAAGGCGCCATCGCCCGTGTAGCTGGCCTTGATGTTGTCGTACGTGATGTCGCTGATCTGGCCCACGCCCGGGTTGTTTCCGCAGCGCTTTCGTGTGCCGACTTTCTGCATGATGTGTGACTTCGTGCCGGTCATCGTGATGTCCCGGTAGTGAACATCGGAGATGATGGCGCCATCCATGGAGACCAGGCCGAGGCCGGATTTGCCCGCGCCTTGGATGGTGATGCGCTCGAATTTGTAATCGGTGAAGTCGCCGCACGTCTCGGAGCCGAACATCAAGGCGTTGCAACACCCGGCGGTGAGGGTGGAGTCGGTGACCGTGACATGGCCGTTGGGGAGCTTGGCGCCGAGGGCGTAGTCGCTCTTGAAGGCCAGCGCATCGTCGTTGGAGGCGATGTTGGCGCGGGTGATGGTGACGTTCTGGGCGCTGATGATGTTCCAGCCGTCGCGATCACTGGCCGTGTCGATTCGGAGCTGATCGGAGCGGATGTCGTTGCAGTTGTTGGTGAGGATCGCAAAGTGGCCGCCGCGCCGGAAGCGCACGCCGTTCAAGGTGAGGCCGTCGCAGCGGGTGAGCGAGAGGATCTTGTCGGCCTCGCCCCGTTTGGGGTTGCCGGTGATGAGGTGGCCCCCGCCATCGATGGTGCCGGCGCCGACGATGGCGATGTTCGTCAGGCGGTCGCCGTAGAACATGGCATTGTGAAAGTGGCTGTGGCCGTAGTCCTGATATTTGTCGTAGGGGTTGTCCTCCGGCGGATCGTAGGTGTCCGCGTTCGAGCCGACGATGGTGGCCTCGGCGTCGATTTGGAGGGTGACCTGGCTCTTCAAGTGGACCGTGTTGCCGGACTTGTAGGTCCCCGCCGGGAACAGCACGATGCCGCCCCCCGCCTTGTTCGCCGCCGCAATGGCCTTGTCGATGGCCGCCGAGTCATTGGCGGACCCATTGCCAGCCGCGCCGTAATCTTTGACGTTGAAGGTTGCCGCCGGTGCAGACGCACTGACGCTCGGCACCGCATCGATGGCCGCCAAGGTGATGGCGGCGAGGACCGACTTCGTGAGCCATTGTCCGCTCATTGCAGACCTCCTCCCAACTGGGTGTACGTGGGAACCATGTTGTCGTTGCAACATGGTCAGGTTGCCAAGTGGCCTTACCAATTCGAGCATGGAATTGGTCGGATCTCTTGTCAAGAAACATCTTCGATACGGCTCGGGTGCTCCGCGCCGTGGGCGTCGAAATAAACATTCGATCCATCCCATCATGATTTCGCGATGCACGACGCTTCGCGCGCGCGGACGGTGCGCGGTCACGCCGCGGGTGCCCCTTGGCCGAAGCGGCCCTACGATCGCGCGCATGAGGATGGACGCGCGCATTCACCGACCGAAGGGCCCGCTCGCAGGCTTCGTCGACTGCATCTGGAGCTGG contains these protein-coding regions:
- a CDS encoding glycosyl hydrolase family 28 protein; amino-acid sequence: MSGQWLTKSVLAAITLAAIDAVPSVSASAPAATFNVKDYGAAGNGSANDSAAIDKAIAAANKAGGGIVLFPAGTYKSGNTVHLKSQVTLQIDAEATIVGSNADTYDPPEDNPYDKYQDYGHSHFHNAMFYGDRLTNIAIVGAGTIDGGGHLITGNPKRGEADKILSLTRCDGLTLNGVRFRRGGHFAILTNNCNDIRSDQLRIDTASDRDGWNIISAQNVTITRANIASNDDALAFKSDYALGAKLPNGHVTVTDSTLTAGCCNALMFGSETCGDFTDYKFERITIQGAGKSGLGLVSMDGAIISDVHYRDITMTGTKSHIMQKVGTRKRCGNNPGVGQISDITYDNIKASYTGDGAFSPTLWGEADSHQISNVTFNNVNLEVPGGSGTMGTGLPSNDPKEYNPKSIGTRPSYGWYVHNAHHITWLNSEVHFKNNDGRPGILASNGSFLRFDKFIDERGSNSPFDIGFQSVTGYCVQNATNTKGGALRIDASSSSQSCP